aacaaaatacaatgacaTATTTATTTTCACTAGTTGTTGAGGCAGCTTATTTTCCCAAGGCCTGAGCTAAATCTAGGCCCAAGACCATTCCAGTCCATAAAAACGAGTTAAGTGCAACTgctcttgaaaaataaaataaaatgaaataaaaaaaacaccacaaaaaacacCCTCTCACCCAAATATTAAAGTAAAATCTGCCACATCTACTTATTCATGGATGACCCATATTGTGCAACAAATGACACAGTCATACTTCAACTTTCCAAATCTAGTGCAGAAAATGCAAATGGCTCATACTATAGTTTCTTTTTATTACACTGAAATGCTTTGACATTTGTTTTGTAGCAGATGAACTGAGGTACCGGGtgctttgcaaaaaataaaataataatatataaaataaaaaatattaaaattaaaaagaaacAACTTCCATTCAAGGCCAGGGTTAATGCAAGTCTTTAAGCACTGAGTAGTCTGAGGAATGTAACCAAGCGAAAATTCCATATTGTAAATGAAAATAGCATCCACAATGTCCTTCTCCAGGAGATGTCAGGGCAAATAAAtccaaattaataataataattaataataatataatatatatatttaaaaaaaaaagggctgatGCAACcatagggggggaaaaaacaatatccccatacaaaaaaaaaaattatgattgaaatGTCCTGAATTTGTGACTAGGAGGGAGAGGTACTGGAGAACCACCCAACTGCCATTTCCAAATAGGATGGGCCTTGTGGGGTGGGTAAGAATCCTTTGTGCTGTTTAAGGAGTAGGCAGGGACTAAATCTCCCTCTTTGCCAATAATCAATGACGGTGGACTGGGGAAATTTGCCATGAAATTAAAAGGTCTTTTTACTGTAGAAGCTACATTGTTGGCTAACCTTTTGCGTCTATTGGTCACTGTAATACCATCCAGTGTCCCTTCAAAAAATTCACTTTTACCTGGGGATCTTGGGCTCCTTGCAGATTTCAGATTGGGCTTGCAGGGAGTTGTCTGTAATATAGGTCTTTTTCCTAGCACCAGTGTCCTGTAATTTTTCCTGACCTTAGCACCATATTTGTAATCTCCATCCTCAGGCTTGTTGGGTGTATCTAAAGTGCATGGAGGGTCCTCCTCACTTGGAGTCACAGTATCTCCAGAAGTGGTTTGTTGTTTAGTATCAGTGCACACAGAGTCCAGTTTGGCTTTGACTAAAGCCCCCTCGGTTTTATCCTCCCCCCTATCACTATCAAGCTCATCCTTAGCAACATTGCACTCATAGTTTAGCTTATGCTGGTTATGGTATTCTTCATGACCACTACTGTCCTCAATTTTAATTTTGACATTGTGCAGAAAGGCTAGATCAGTGCATGCCTTCACCCCACTATTGTGAGGCTGCTCCGAGTTTTCAGGCACATCCCCTCTACACAATTTGTCCCCCTTCTCAGTGGTGGTTGCAGACACACAATGTAAGGAGCTGGGGGTTGTGGTATTCCTTTGCACACATGGTGAGAGAGTGGATGGCTTGCTCTCCCTGTTTATCCTTTGTTGTGGTAAGAATGTCTGTTTTTTCTTTGGGCTAGGTGAAGAGCCCCCCTCACAGTTAATTGTCATGTCACTTCTCTTAGCATTAGAGGAGAAAGCAGAAAGTGGGAGATGGATCCCAGAGGTTTTCTCAGGAAAGGAGCCCCCAAGAGCACAATACATCCCAGAACTCCTAAAGCCTTGGTGACTCCAATCCTGGCTTTCGGATTTAATCTCACAGTGAGTTGCCTTACCAGAACTAGGGCTAGGGGACCTGGGGAACTGGCAGAGGAGGTTTGCTTGGGCCATGTGAGCAGGGCTGGAAAAACTAGTTCTCCTGAATCGTATGCTTTCCACTGAGACCTGGCTGGACACAGAGCTGCTGTCTGACTCAGAGGAGCTGTCCTCATCAGAGCTCAGCTCACTGGAGTCAGACAGgcttccctcctcctcctcctcttcctcctcatcgtcGGAGGACACAGAGTTGCTGCTGCTGGATAAACTAGAACCAAAATCCGAGTCATTGGCAGCAGAACTGGACTCTGAGTCGCTGCTGTAACCCTCCTGTAGGACATCCAGGTGCTGGGCACAGAAGCCATTGACCAGGTGGATCCTCTCCAGGCACAAGGGGGTTCCTTTGGATCTGTAGGGCTTGGGTAAAAAGAAGAacctcctactgctgctgctgctgctgtggaatGAGGAGTCCTTGTCCGCTGAAGACCTTCTCCTTTTGTATCTGTAAGTCACTGAGCTGCCTAGCTTGGGTTGGGCAATGGCTGGTTGGTAGTAGTAGGCAGGGTGCTTGCTGCACAGCACGCCCCTGAAGTAGGGCAGGCTGGAGTGGAAAGCTGCTACACAGTCTCCGGGGATCTGAGGAGTTTCATAGTTTCCAGGGGTTTTGCAAGGAGACCTTGCTATTTGTGGGTAGCTGTGACCAGTGTATTTACTTAGAAAGTGAGGTAGATCAGCAGCCGGTAGAAGATCTGGTTCTCCAGGAGCAAAGGCTTTTCTCTTGATTGGCTTGGTAGATTCATTCAGACCCAGCCAAACTTTGTTCTCCTTCCAGAAACTGCAGTAAGGGTCGGGGGAAGGGTGCTCTTTTGTTGACAGTGGTCTGCTTATCCTCCTCCTTTTTGTCTTGAGGACCCTTTCAGTCTTGCAGGAGGTGTACAGGGCTTCCACGTCCTCTCTGGAGATCAGAGTGCATTTGGCCGCACGGAAAGCTATGGAGTTGATCGCCTTGAGCTTCCTCAGCTCCTCCAAGTCACAGTGGTGCTTCTTCACTTTTAGATGATCCATGCGCTTGTGCACTGTGGTTCTTGGGATGTTCTTCAGGAGATCTGTAAAGACCTGAGACAGGGCGAACATCTGCTTGCCTTGTATGACTAGGTATCCTAGCCTGACTCCATCCACCACTTCAAAGCCAGACTCCAGATCACCCATTGCTTTGGGTCATAGCCTCCTCAGCATTTGGCAAAGcagaggtggtgatggtggtggtggtgcttgCAGATCCGGATGCTTGCAGTCTCAAGGCATCCTTGCTTGAAGGAAGAGAAAGCCTGCTGATTGCCCTATAAAGTCTATAGGACTAGTCACATGTACAGCTGGAGATCCAGGCAGAGACAGATAGGCAGGTCCTAGAGCCATAGAGAGGACTGGCAGCTCTCCATTGTTAGAGGCTGCAGTACCTGAGTCCTGGTGCAGCCCCCCAGTGCATGAGAGCCCCCGGAATCCTGGAATGTGCTCTTCCCTCCGCCGCTGCACTATAGTGAGGAGTCCGGAGACACCTTCATCCATTAATTCCCCTACAGCCGCCGCTGATTGGACACTCCTGACAGGTGATGCAATAAAAATTGATATTCCaccccttccccccaaaaaaatctccgGCTAATTAGCATACTCTTATCCTGCACCTCCCCTTCTAAAGGAAATAAGGCTGCATTTTACTATATAAATCTTGCCATACAATCAGCCTGCCCATATAGTCgggtcttttttctttttctttcttttttttcatttttctttttttttgtcctttatGGTACAACAGAATTTGCAATTTCATTTATATCCACTATTCCTATACTATAGGCATGTGTGTTATGTGTCGTGCACATACATAGTTACATACGGTATATATCGTACAAGGAGGCATTGTCATACAGCTCCCCAATACCTCACCTATAGACATGTGCACTTCTATCTGATAGATTTCACTATACGTACTATACACTCACATCTAGTTCACTATACAATCATATATACTCCAGTATAGGTACATTATACACTCATTTAGCATATATCTCACCCCTATATTTCAGCAAATCCTATATTTCACTATATGTACATTATACATTTGTATAATTCACTAATATATTTCACTATAGTATATTATACACTCATATAGCATATAGTTCCTTCAGATATATTTCACTATAGGTACACTATACACTCATCATATATTCCACTATACGTACCCCATACACTCATATCACATATTTCAGCACACGCACACCTCACTATAGAGATATGCAGCATAGTAATGTTACAATACTGTGACCTCACAGAGGGTGGTATATACATGGTAGTACACTCAGGCATAGGTGTACACGTTATTATATGCTACTTCACGTGTGCATACTCATTTATGATCTATAGTTGACTCATTTGTTAAAATATTCGCACTGCTCACCATAAATATTTGATGGGCTATACAGTGCACTAAAGCAAGCAATCAGCAGCACACCAATGCACTTATAGACTGCTGGCCACAATGGTTATTGACCAATTGACTAACATAGTGCACTGCACTAATGCACTATTGTCAGGCTGTGGTGTGCACACTAATACACAACTATGCAATACACTACAATACACAAGGCTGTGCACTATGGCACCTAGACAATATTACAACATGAAGCCACACACTACAATGTGATCCTGCCATAATGTGCACTATTCTACATGCACTACTATATCGTTCTGTTGTACAATATGCACATACTGTGCACTATCACACATGATTTAAGGACACTGACAACCATTATTCTCCTTTATAGGACATTATACTATTATATATTAATATGTTGTTGGACTATTATACTTTATGATACACTATTGTGAACCATTATGCTTTATTGTAGGATATAATACACTATTACACATTATCATACACCACTCTGCCCTGGTACCCATTAGTAAAGGTCATTGTGCACTACTGTACACTATTGTGATTTCATGTGAGGTCTAATGTActattatactttataatacacCACTGTGCACTGTTATACATTACTATAGGTCCTAATGCACTATTTTATGACCTTCACTATTGTAAGAAATTGCACCCTATTATACACTATTGTTCCACTGCACTATGGCATTGTTGTTGTAAAGTGGACACCCTGTGCTATTATATATTACTATAGGACACTGTGCACTACTGCAGCATTATATCATACTGTTTatcattatatattattatacaaCACTCTGCACTAATATAAATCCCTGTGCACTATTATACTTTGTTATACAACACTCTGCACTATTATACTTTGTTATACAACACTCTGCACTATAATAATTTACTGTACAAATCTCTGCATTGATATACTTTATTATACAACACTGCACTATTATACATTCCTGTGCACTATTATACGTTATTATACATCTTTCTGGACTGATATACTTTATTTTACAACACCCTGCTCTATTATACtttattatgctgcactgtgcacTATTATACATCTCTCTGCActattatactgtattatacaacaCTCTGCACTATTATACTTTATTATACATCCCTGTGCACTATTAGACTTTATTATACATCTCTCAGCACTATTAGACTTTATTATACATATCTCAGCActattatactgtattatacatctctcagcactattatactgtattatacatccCTGTGCACTATTAGACTTTATTATACATACCTGTGCACTATTATACTTTATTATACATCTCTCTGCActattatactgtattatacatctCTCAGCACTATTAGACTTTATTATACATATCTCAGCAct
This sequence is a window from Bufo gargarizans isolate SCDJY-AF-19 chromosome 5, ASM1485885v1, whole genome shotgun sequence. Protein-coding genes within it:
- the SKIDA1 gene encoding SKI/DACH domain-containing protein 1, giving the protein MGDLESGFEVVDGVRLGYLVIQGKQMFALSQVFTDLLKNIPRTTVHKRMDHLKVKKHHCDLEELRKLKAINSIAFRAAKCTLISREDVEALYTSCKTERVLKTKRRRISRPLSTKEHPSPDPYCSFWKENKVWLGLNESTKPIKRKAFAPGEPDLLPAADLPHFLSKYTGHSYPQIARSPCKTPGNYETPQIPGDCVAAFHSSLPYFRGVLCSKHPAYYYQPAIAQPKLGSSVTYRYKRRRSSADKDSSFHSSSSSSRRFFFLPKPYRSKGTPLCLERIHLVNGFCAQHLDVLQEGYSSDSESSSAANDSDFGSSLSSSSNSVSSDDEEEEEEEEGSLSDSSELSSDEDSSSESDSSSVSSQVSVESIRFRRTSFSSPAHMAQANLLCQFPRSPSPSSGKATHCEIKSESQDWSHQGFRSSGMYCALGGSFPEKTSGIHLPLSAFSSNAKRSDMTINCEGGSSPSPKKKQTFLPQQRINRESKPSTLSPCVQRNTTTPSSLHCVSATTTEKGDKLCRGDVPENSEQPHNSGVKACTDLAFLHNVKIKIEDSSGHEEYHNQHKLNYECNVAKDELDSDRGEDKTEGALVKAKLDSVCTDTKQQTTSGDTVTPSEEDPPCTLDTPNKPEDGDYKYGAKVRKNYRTLVLGKRPILQTTPCKPNLKSARSPRSPGKSEFFEGTLDGITVTNRRKRLANNVASTVKRPFNFMANFPSPPSLIIGKEGDLVPAYSLNSTKDSYPPHKAHPIWKWQLGGSPVPLPPSHKFRTFQS